In Rutidosis leptorrhynchoides isolate AG116_Rl617_1_P2 chromosome 2, CSIRO_AGI_Rlap_v1, whole genome shotgun sequence, one genomic interval encodes:
- the LOC139889407 gene encoding uncharacterized protein, with product MGKTSGGKKKKNTSNMSATQTRVLRSRTIEGNGKSISSDSESIESISKPHNTDDVFVNEPADVADITYVGSEHVDEGVDLDHVSIHTVSEESDNENNNFQQLPRSMGKLDEGRISPSKSPTMYDNVNKVNDGSVGQILTKEVPTKKSDMKDQESESKVNFESEKIAATQNTTTYQELLPQILYLNATVGTSNVGNMDDQAVQSKPSYVSVLHDKEEKKNVNFRYFQPELELGNDVDVELPLSSVLEAAGRYNNTLYGYFSGRRSLGSDLFCL from the coding sequence ATGGGTAAGACTTCGGGTGGAAAAAAGAAGAAAAACACGTCAAATATGTCGGCGACCCAAACTAGGGTTCTTAGAAGCCGAACCATTGAAGGTAATGGGAAGTCGATATCGAGCGATTCTGAGTCGATCGAGTCTATTTCAAAGCCTCATAATACTGATGATGTATTTGTTAATGAACCGGCCGATGTTGCGGATATTACATATGTGGGTTCTGAACATGTGGATGAGGGTGTTGATTTGGATCATGTTAGCATTCATACAGTAAGTGAAGAATCTGATAATGAGAATAATAATTTCCAACAACTGCCTAGATCAATGGGAAAATTGGATGAGGGTAGGATATCTCCTTCTAAAAGTCCAACCATGTATGACAATGTAAACAAGGTGAACGATGGGAGTGTTGGACAGATTTTGACTAAAGAGGTTCCTACTAAGAAAAGTGATATGAAGGATCAAGAAAGTGAATCGAAGGTAAATTTTGAGAGCGAAAAAATTGCAGCAACACAAAATACTACAACCTATCAGGAATTGCTGCCACAGATTTTGTATTTGAATGCTACTGTTGGGACCTCTAATGTCGGTAACATGGATGATCAGGCTGTTCAAAGTAAACCTTCTTATGTGTCAGTGTTGCATGATAAAGAGGAAAAGAAGAACGTTAACTTTAGATATTTTCAACCGGAGTTAGAACTGGGTAATGATGTTGATGTGGAACTCCCATTGTCATCTGTTCTGGAGGCTGCTGGGAGGTATAATAACACTCTTTATGGCTAtttttctggccggaggtccttagGAAGCGATCTCTTTTGCCTCTAG